In a genomic window of Primulina huaijiensis isolate GDHJ02 chromosome 10, ASM1229523v2, whole genome shotgun sequence:
- the LOC140986626 gene encoding uncharacterized protein encodes MNQVADALSRKVQPKILTSLTISKVHEHLGTLGWTYQSRSDYFIVSSIQVEPQIVSKIKAAQRTDPHVHRLKELTQTGQSDKFIVASDGYMRYRLVVPNLIELKEAILREAHCSRHSVHPRIRKMYHILKSHYWWEGMKKEISDFVARCLTCQLVKTERMRPGGMLHSLEVPQWN; translated from the coding sequence ATGAATCAAGTTGCAGATGCTCTGAGTAGAAAAGTTCAGCCTAAAATTTTGACATCTTTGACTATTTCAAAAGTTCATGAGCATTTGGGAACTTTAGGATGGACTTACCAGTCTAGGAGCGACTACTTTATAGTTTCatctattcaagttgaaccacAGATTGTTTCTAAAATCAAAGCAGCACAGAGAACTGATCCGCATGTTCATAGATTGAAAGAATTGACTCAGACAGGTCAATCAGACAAGTTCATTGTTGCTTCAGATGGATATATGCGCTATAGACTTGTGGTTCCGAATTTGATAGAATTAAAAGAAGCTATACTTCGAGAAGCTCATTGTAGTCGACACAGTGTTCATCCTAGAATCAGAAAGATGTATCATATCTTGAAATCTCATTACTGGTgggaaggtatgaagaaagagaTTTCTGACTTTGTGGCTAGATGTTTGACGTGCCAACTGGTTAAAACTGAGAGAATGAGACCTGGTGGTATGTTACATAGTCTTGAAGTGCCACAGTGGAATTAA